Proteins found in one Neomonachus schauinslandi chromosome 1, ASM220157v2, whole genome shotgun sequence genomic segment:
- the DTX3L gene encoding E3 ubiquitin-protein ligase DTX3L gives MASTLRPPSPLLVRVSESSPHIRWKLEIYFQSQRSGGGECTVQPLYHRDQVTFLVKFLERAAKEGVLKKEKHQIMIDNKLVTIFLEPTENPMERNARPRTSSLPQLQEGVRSGEKHQNKEYIPDVMDSCLQKIFLSVTADLNCNLFSKEQREHITTICPKVKKMEGDDGIEKVCGTFGDIEKIHHFLNKQLQESGRKHESSPLTMESEPLSQQDQNSCISPFEPKTRTEDKSNHLEIPLPFFEYFQKSHPDKIDSVQRRFGVKIKITIQESSLNTVYLDFTSNQSGDLKAASEAFVSEFQKTVASLEQKCVAFADSEQANKIKQELNQRFTKLLIKEKGGELTLLGTQDDISAAGYFFAPKASESLVMGPVKISTPKCTMNEIEVDTAHYLLVKAELLQEMREIEKKYNTQCQVWRDTKKIHILFEPKDKEFDLSAHAYASFIDAYQHVSSQLMREVLSLKPLGKMRKHLRQTKLADDFRKNHPHVHSVLNEESVTLTGLPDHLAKAKQCIFKKGGMSPLAGDKRNEDEETPMDIDSNDSKITSPTFQHSASSGASGVDKEEDVCIICIDIINNKQVLSKCKHAFCTSCINQALSYKPVCPVCQTSYGIQKGNQPEGTMAVTVLHSSLPGYESCGSIMIEYNMKGGIQTKEHPNPGKKYSGVRRRAYLPDNEEGNEVLRLLRRAFDQKLIFTVGDSRALGVSNVITWNDIHHKTSPFGGPQMYGYPDPGYLKRVKQELKNKGIE, from the exons ATGGCCTCGACCCTCCGCCCGCCGTCCCCGCTGCTCGTGCGGGTGTCCGAGTCCAGCCCGCACATACGCTGGAAGCTGGAAATCTACTTCCAGAGCCAGAGGTCCGGCGGCGGGGAGTGCACCGTCCAGCCCCTCTACCACAGGGACCAGGTCACCTTCCTGGTGAAGTTCCTGGAAAGGGCAG CTAAAGAGGGAGtcttgaagaaagaaaagcatcagATTATGATTGACAACAAACTTGTGACTATTTTTCTGGAGCCCACTGAGAATCCAATGGAGAGGAATGCAAGACCAAGAACATCTTCGTTGCCACAGTTACAGGAAGGGGTGAGGTCTGGTGAGAAGcatcaaaacaaagaatatattCCTGATGTTATGGATTCCTGTCTCCAAAAG atctTTCTTAGTGTCACGGCGGACCTGAACTGTAACCTGTTCTCTAAAGAGCAGAGGGAACACATAACCACTATCTGCCCCAAGGTCAAAAAGATGGAAGGGGATGATGGAATTGAGAAGGTGTGTGGTACCTTTGGAGATAttgaaaaaatacatcatttcttGAATAAGCAACTCCAGGAAAGTGGGCGCAAACATGAATCTTCCCCTTTGACAATGGAGAGCGAGCCACTCAGTCAGCAGGACCAGAACAGCTGTATTTCTCCCTTTGAACCAAAAACCAGGACAGAAGACAAAAGCAACCATCTTGAaattcctttgcctttctttgaATACTTCCAGAAAAGCCATCCTGATAAAATAGACTCAGTACAGAGAAGATTtggtgtaaaaataaaaataacaattcagGAGAGTTCTCTGAATACTGTCTATTTAGACTTCACCTCCAATCAATCAGGTGATCTCAAAGCTGCTAGCGAGGCTTTTGTCAGTGAATTTCAGAAAACCGTAGCATCTCTGGAGCAGAAATGTGTTGCTTTCGCAGACAGTGAGCAGGCAAATAAGATCAAACAAGAATTGAATCAACGGTTTACAAAGCTCCTTataaaggagaaaggaggagaattAACTCTCCTAGGGACCCAAGATGACATTTCAGCTGCCGGATATTTTTTTGCCCCAAAAGCCTCTGAAAGTCTTGTCATGGGACCTGTGAAAATATCGACTCCCAAATGCACGATGAATGAAATTGAAGTTGACACTGCTCACTATCTGCTTGTAAAAGCTGAATTACTCCAGGAGATGAGAGAGATAGAAAAAAAGTACAATACTCAATGTCAGGTTTGGAGAGACACTAAGAAAATCCACATTCTATTTGAACCTAAGGACAAAGAATTCGATCTGTCTGCGCATGCGTATGCAAGTTTCATCGATGCCTATCAACATGTGTCAAGTCAGCTGATGAGAGAAGTTCTTTCACTGAAACCTCTGGGCAAAATGAGAAAGCACTTACGTCAGACCAAGTTGGCTGATGACTTTAGAAAAAACCATCCGCATGTACACTCTGTACTAAATGAAGAGTCAGTGACTTTGACTGGGTTGCCAGATCACCTTGCAAAGGCAAAGCAGTgtatctttaaaaaggggggaatgTCCCCGTTAGCTGGAGATAAAAGGAATGAGGACGAAGAAACACCCATGGACATTGATAGTAATGATTCAAAAATAACTTCACCAACATTCCAGCACTCTGCCAGTTCTGGGGCGTCGGGAGTGGACAAGGAAGAGGATGTATGTATCATCTGTATTGACATCATTAATAACAAACAAGTGCTATCCAAGTGCAAGCACGCATTCTGCACCTCTTGTATCAACCAAGCCTTGTCCTATAAGCCGGTCTGTCCTGTGTGCCAGACTTCGTATGGTATCCAGAAAGGCAATCAGCCAGAGGGGACCATGGCTGTCACCGTCCTACATAGCTCACTTCCAGGTTATGAATCCTGTGGCTCCATTATGATTGAATATAACATGAAAGGAGGCATACAAACA AAAGAGCACCCAAACCCAGGAAAGAAATACTCTGGAGTACGACGAAGAGCATACTTGCCTGATaatgaggaaggaaatgaagtTTTGAGACTGCTTCGTAGGGCCTTTGACCAAAAGCTGATTTTCACAGTGGGGGATTCTCGAGCACTAGGAGTCTCCAACGTCATTACGTGGAATGACATCCACCACAAAACGTCCCCTTTTGGCGGACCACAAAT